In Gammaproteobacteria bacterium, the following are encoded in one genomic region:
- a CDS encoding PKD domain-containing protein, translating to MNTWRTNARSIVSETTIAISYLILAIFFFSACEQLPTGVDVNANAVWEEDTQTLLVSGIASSKVDTVQIHDAANGAVIGHASVDDEGYWSASSTVAACDVHVDLPEGMTTIPVQNAPANCSANSQGVRGRAIAATDIPNGVKVVANPVDLANIPNGVILSPPQDVTIAVGQSVDLQATVIGSAVVPPFSFRWDLAGVAPNSAVQNPGPLWFNTAGTYLIRLYVTDGAGNVDPTPALRSVTVTDPNTTLATTPTPTILSPVAVNGTVNINVGETLFFSGTATDDLNSQSFTFEWDFSGIFPPQFGATPGAVPFSRAGTYIVSLYATSTFGLRSPVPATVTVVVGAGVAAANQAPVGMITSPMNDVTINVGESLFFDATGYDPDNSGALYYSWEFERLAPNIYMSPVGAAGAVTFTTPGIFEIEMTVTDALGTKDPNPPKRRITVIDPFAGTPPVNGVLATTIISPQSDVTIRPGESVFFSGQASANNNPGLFQYFWTFGGAAANSNLPTPGNITFPIPGQFFVTFYVTDQTGNVVGNPATRTITVRAPSNVDASITSPTDNTSVTLGTPIFLMGEARNAQTVSNITYEWRIHRQDNDRDVFTSNQQSPGQYIFTDPGNYHVHLRVTGTDVLSGQQVSDRESVRVSVTGTPLPNLPPPGGGVNPIAANSGIVSPATDMVIYVGNEVNFQAINIPGANLNYNWNFGSVRGNSNRQSPGTVSFNTPGTFFVTLQVTGTSAGIPINIFDQRVITVMQQNPAFPPSPAPNPFPPFPGNPINGATAGIVSPAADTVVNLGSQIRFEAIDPPGANLNYNWEFAGLRNNSTRRSATVTFDRIGTFTIAVRISGTDAAGVPVNIFDQRNITVMQTNGALPPGASPFPPTLPPGFPAGQVPLGTGIVSPATDLVINVGDTVNFEANRLTGAIATYLWDFGAAARSSNDRRPDPVRFTTPGTYFVSLTVTGTLNGVPLNVFDRRVITVLQPSLPAPPVGQPNLPQPPAGLPFTGGGILTPSGDVVINVGDSVNFEANQINGNNINYQWNFGGAAAPSNFRNPQPVQFTTPGTFFVTLQITGSINGAPVNVFDQRVVTVQQGFQSPIANPFPTPPIGAPIGGAPIGGSPFPPVAGVSGPEGYIVSPSSSFVQIRVGQSLQFSGMGFDPSGAGQLIFQWSFGGAARNIETQNPGTISFNQVGTFVVTLLVRNAFGQYDTTPPSVVVQVSP from the coding sequence ATGAATACATGGAGAACGAATGCTCGCTCTATAGTTAGTGAGACCACCATAGCAATATCCTATTTAATACTAGCGATATTTTTTTTCAGCGCTTGTGAGCAATTACCAACAGGCGTGGATGTGAACGCCAACGCTGTTTGGGAAGAGGACACGCAAACCCTGCTTGTTTCCGGAATAGCATCTTCCAAGGTGGATACGGTACAGATACACGATGCTGCGAACGGCGCGGTAATCGGTCACGCTAGCGTTGACGACGAAGGATACTGGTCAGCCAGTTCGACCGTCGCTGCCTGTGATGTGCACGTGGATCTGCCGGAAGGGATGACAACCATCCCGGTACAGAATGCGCCAGCTAATTGCTCTGCCAACTCACAGGGGGTGAGAGGCAGAGCTATAGCGGCCACTGATATACCGAATGGCGTCAAAGTGGTTGCCAACCCGGTAGACCTGGCAAACATTCCTAACGGCGTCATACTCAGTCCGCCGCAGGATGTCACGATCGCGGTTGGACAAAGCGTCGATCTGCAGGCGACAGTTATCGGAAGTGCAGTGGTGCCGCCGTTTAGTTTTCGTTGGGATCTGGCTGGGGTCGCGCCAAATTCTGCGGTACAGAATCCTGGACCGTTGTGGTTTAACACCGCTGGCACGTATTTAATCAGACTCTATGTAACCGACGGCGCAGGCAATGTTGATCCCACGCCTGCCTTGCGTTCAGTAACGGTGACAGATCCAAACACCACCCTGGCGACTACGCCAACACCGACGATTTTGTCTCCTGTCGCCGTGAATGGCACGGTAAATATCAATGTCGGTGAGACATTGTTTTTCAGTGGTACGGCAACCGATGATTTGAACTCACAAAGCTTCACCTTTGAATGGGATTTCTCTGGAATTTTTCCACCACAGTTTGGCGCGACTCCTGGCGCGGTTCCGTTTTCACGTGCGGGCACTTATATCGTTAGCCTTTATGCAACCAGTACTTTTGGTCTACGTAGTCCGGTGCCTGCGACTGTTACGGTGGTCGTGGGCGCAGGAGTGGCTGCCGCAAATCAGGCGCCCGTAGGCATGATTACTTCGCCAATGAATGACGTGACGATTAACGTTGGTGAAAGTTTATTTTTCGATGCCACTGGCTATGATCCCGATAATAGTGGCGCGCTATATTACTCGTGGGAGTTTGAACGGCTAGCACCGAATATTTATATGAGCCCGGTTGGTGCTGCAGGCGCGGTGACGTTTACGACACCAGGTATCTTCGAAATTGAAATGACGGTCACCGATGCGCTTGGTACAAAAGACCCGAATCCACCCAAGCGCAGAATTACCGTTATCGATCCCTTCGCAGGAACTCCGCCAGTCAATGGCGTACTGGCAACCACGATAATTTCGCCACAGTCAGACGTTACAATACGTCCGGGTGAATCGGTATTCTTTAGCGGTCAGGCCAGTGCCAATAATAATCCAGGGCTTTTTCAATATTTCTGGACCTTTGGTGGCGCGGCCGCGAATTCCAATCTGCCAACACCGGGTAACATCACCTTTCCAATTCCGGGGCAGTTCTTCGTGACATTTTATGTCACCGATCAGACCGGTAACGTCGTGGGTAATCCGGCGACGCGCACGATTACGGTTCGAGCGCCGAGTAATGTAGATGCAAGTATTACCTCTCCAACAGACAATACTTCAGTGACCCTGGGTACACCGATATTTCTGATGGGTGAGGCGCGTAATGCTCAGACGGTCAGTAACATTACTTATGAATGGCGTATCCATCGACAGGACAATGATCGGGATGTGTTTACTTCCAATCAGCAATCACCTGGGCAATACATCTTCACGGATCCGGGAAATTATCATGTGCACCTGCGCGTTACCGGAACAGATGTGCTGAGCGGACAACAGGTTTCCGATCGCGAGTCAGTGCGTGTCAGCGTGACCGGAACGCCACTACCAAATCTGCCACCGCCGGGTGGAGGTGTTAATCCTATTGCGGCGAACAGCGGTATTGTTTCGCCAGCCACGGACATGGTGATTTATGTCGGCAACGAGGTTAATTTCCAGGCCATCAATATTCCCGGTGCGAATCTCAACTATAACTGGAACTTTGGTAGCGTACGCGGCAATAGCAATCGACAGTCGCCAGGTACGGTGAGTTTTAATACGCCAGGAACTTTCTTCGTGACCTTACAGGTGACGGGTACGAGCGCGGGAATTCCGATAAACATATTCGATCAACGCGTGATTACGGTTATGCAACAGAATCCCGCATTTCCACCATCACCGGCGCCGAATCCATTTCCACCTTTTCCTGGCAATCCGATAAACGGTGCAACGGCAGGCATAGTCTCACCAGCAGCGGATACCGTCGTGAATCTCGGCAGTCAGATTCGTTTCGAGGCGATCGATCCTCCAGGTGCGAATCTCAACTACAACTGGGAATTCGCTGGATTGCGTAACAATAGTACGCGTCGAAGCGCAACAGTGACTTTTGATCGAATTGGTACCTTTACAATTGCAGTAAGAATATCAGGTACTGATGCTGCGGGCGTTCCCGTAAATATTTTTGATCAACGCAATATCACGGTCATGCAAACAAACGGGGCTCTACCGCCAGGTGCATCACCATTTCCACCGACGTTGCCGCCTGGTTTCCCTGCAGGGCAAGTGCCTTTGGGTACCGGTATTGTTTCGCCAGCAACAGATTTGGTGATTAATGTGGGTGACACGGTTAACTTCGAAGCCAACCGTTTAACTGGTGCCATCGCAACATATCTGTGGGATTTTGGTGCAGCAGCCCGATCTAGCAATGATCGTCGTCCGGACCCGGTACGTTTTACGACACCCGGAACGTACTTTGTGTCATTGACGGTAACCGGAACGCTTAATGGTGTGCCACTCAATGTCTTTGATCGTCGCGTGATCACGGTGTTGCAACCATCGCTTCCTGCGCCGCCTGTCGGACAGCCTAATCTTCCGCAACCACCAGCCGGATTACCATTTACCGGAGGCGGGATACTTACGCCAAGCGGGGATGTGGTAATCAATGTGGGTGATAGCGTGAACTTCGAGGCGAACCAGATCAATGGTAACAATATTAATTACCAATGGAATTTTGGTGGTGCCGCCGCGCCGAGTAATTTCCGTAATCCTCAGCCGGTACAGTTCACAACGCCGGGAACGTTTTTCGTGACATTGCAGATCACAGGTAGCATCAATGGCGCGCCAGTGAATGTCTTCGATCAACGGGTGGTAACGGTGCAACAGGGTTTTCAGTCACCGATCGCTAATCCATTCCCAACACCGCCGATAGGTGCGCCAATTGGCGGAGCGCCGATAGGGGGAAGCCCATTCCCACCGGTGGCTGGTGTTAGTGGTCCGGAAGGATATATCGTATCGCCCAGTTCGTCTTTTGTGCAGATTCGAGTAGGTCAGTCTCTGCAGTTCTCAGGTATGGGCTTTGATCCTTCTGGTGCTGGCCAACTGATCTTCCAGTGGAGTTTTGGTGGCGCGGCACGCAATATCGAAACACAAAACCCCGGCACGATTTCCTTCAATCAGGTCGGTACTTTTGTCGTGACCTTATTGGTTCGAAACGCATTTGGCCAATACGACACCACACCACCATCGGTAGTTGTGCAGGTCAGTCCTTAG
- a CDS encoding PQQ-dependent sugar dehydrogenase: MKLSLKTFLLLFIVFKQSYAATCTVDDITSIPDIRLELAVNGTEDPVAIAHAGDQSKRLFVVEQDGRVRVVKDNKLVDKPFLDITDKVKSGGEKGLLGIAFHPQFRSNGKFYVNYTREVDHLETVVSEFRADKNNIVNPKSERILLQFSQPWGNHNGGQLAFGPDGMLYIGVGDGGSANDPDNNGQQKETLLGAILRIDVNHTPYGIPKDNPFVNTPKARPEIWAYGLRNPWRFSFDRETGQLYAADVGQDEVEEINIIEKGGNYGWRIMEGDICTPGVATNCDKTGLKLPFYHYRHNIGRSITGGYVYRGVRSPSLCGTYLYGDFVNQALWGLRYHQGKVVAHKTLFEARSLWRLPLDYFDDNGLLISTFGEDEDGEVYVAAYQSGRIYRIVAK; this comes from the coding sequence ATGAAACTGTCGCTCAAAACATTTTTACTTTTGTTTATTGTTTTTAAGCAAAGCTACGCTGCAACTTGCACTGTAGACGACATCACCTCGATACCGGACATACGTCTAGAACTCGCGGTAAATGGCACGGAAGACCCGGTCGCAATAGCCCATGCCGGTGATCAAAGCAAACGTTTGTTTGTTGTCGAACAAGACGGTCGGGTGCGCGTAGTGAAAGACAACAAACTCGTCGACAAACCATTTCTCGACATCACCGACAAAGTAAAATCCGGTGGTGAAAAAGGCCTGCTAGGTATCGCCTTTCATCCCCAGTTTCGTAGCAATGGAAAATTCTATGTTAACTACACGAGAGAAGTAGATCACCTGGAGACGGTTGTTTCGGAATTTCGCGCCGATAAAAACAACATCGTTAATCCCAAAAGCGAACGCATACTTCTACAGTTTTCTCAACCGTGGGGAAATCATAACGGTGGACAGTTAGCCTTTGGGCCGGACGGTATGCTTTACATCGGCGTGGGTGACGGCGGATCCGCCAACGATCCTGACAATAATGGACAACAAAAAGAAACCTTATTAGGCGCAATTTTACGCATTGATGTTAACCACACCCCCTACGGCATTCCCAAAGACAACCCGTTTGTGAATACGCCCAAGGCGCGTCCCGAGATATGGGCGTACGGCTTGCGCAATCCCTGGCGATTTTCCTTTGACCGCGAAACAGGGCAGTTATATGCCGCCGATGTGGGTCAGGATGAGGTGGAGGAAATCAATATTATCGAGAAAGGCGGTAACTATGGCTGGCGCATTATGGAAGGTGATATTTGTACGCCGGGAGTCGCGACCAACTGTGATAAAACAGGATTGAAACTACCTTTCTATCACTATCGACACAATATCGGCAGGTCCATAACGGGCGGCTATGTGTATCGCGGTGTTCGCAGTCCTTCCTTATGCGGTACCTATCTCTATGGCGACTTCGTTAACCAGGCATTGTGGGGGTTGCGTTACCACCAGGGTAAAGTGGTTGCGCACAAAACTCTGTTTGAGGCGCGTTCACTTTGGCGTTTGCCCCTGGACTATTTCGATGACAACGGTTTGCTCATCAGCACCTTCGGTGAAGACGAAGACGGCGAGGTCTATGTGGCCGCTTATCAAAGCGGACGTATTTATCGCATAGTGGCCAAATAA
- the dacB gene encoding D-alanyl-D-alanine carboxypeptidase/D-alanyl-D-alanine-endopeptidase, whose product MLTTRHIRFNVRVVLCLLFSLCAHAAADLPPILAQTIADKGFELDGIGLFVQEVGANKPLVSFQAHKPFNPASVIKLVTTAASLGTLGVGYRWSTDVLYTGDLNRGTLNGDVYFVGNGDPYLTPERFWLLLNRLSMFGIHDIKGNVYFDDSYFRPDKVDYGAFDDQPFRTYHVGPNAVLVGFQATEFHFGVEQDQVNIVTFPASPRLRLVNKVKLVNGSCGNWQKRLTLSVDNKGDDVVVTFDGRYARECERRTLYRRVVETADHFSHYFLPIWQQLGGSVGGRIQPARVPSSATSAIQESSISLAEAIRLINKFSNNVMTRQVLLTMGAARYQAPGTTDKGLKAVRSWVQETGVDDSVLQLDNGAGLSRDTRTSAVMLGQMLVYIYHQAYMPEFMASLPVSGYDGTMAHRFHGEPLIGRAHIKTGLLDFVQTMAGYVYARSGKRYVVVMLHNDKQAHTKKAEALQDELIRWVYQQ is encoded by the coding sequence ATGCTGACGACACGACATATTCGTTTCAATGTGCGTGTCGTTTTGTGTTTGTTGTTTTCCCTATGCGCCCATGCCGCTGCAGATTTACCTCCAATTCTTGCACAGACGATTGCGGACAAAGGATTTGAACTCGACGGCATAGGACTTTTCGTTCAGGAAGTCGGCGCAAATAAACCGTTAGTGTCGTTTCAGGCACACAAACCGTTTAATCCCGCATCCGTAATCAAGCTGGTGACTACCGCCGCCTCATTGGGAACCCTCGGCGTTGGTTATCGCTGGTCTACCGACGTCTTGTATACCGGCGACCTGAATAGAGGGACATTAAACGGTGACGTGTATTTCGTCGGCAATGGCGATCCTTATCTGACGCCAGAGCGCTTCTGGTTACTCCTCAACAGACTTTCCATGTTTGGCATACATGACATCAAAGGCAATGTGTATTTCGATGACAGCTATTTTCGTCCGGACAAGGTGGATTATGGCGCGTTCGATGATCAGCCTTTTCGCACCTACCACGTGGGGCCGAATGCTGTACTGGTAGGATTTCAGGCAACGGAATTTCATTTTGGGGTTGAGCAGGATCAGGTGAACATCGTTACTTTCCCGGCCTCGCCGCGGTTGCGTCTGGTGAACAAGGTCAAACTGGTCAATGGAAGTTGCGGGAACTGGCAAAAGCGTTTAACGCTATCCGTAGATAACAAAGGCGATGATGTCGTTGTAACTTTCGATGGACGCTATGCAAGAGAATGCGAGAGACGTACCCTGTATCGTCGTGTGGTGGAAACGGCGGATCACTTCAGTCATTACTTCTTGCCGATCTGGCAACAGCTAGGCGGCAGTGTTGGAGGACGTATTCAGCCCGCTCGCGTTCCCAGTTCCGCCACTTCCGCGATACAGGAATCATCGATATCACTCGCGGAAGCGATCCGCCTGATAAACAAATTCAGTAATAATGTAATGACTCGACAAGTGTTGTTGACGATGGGAGCTGCGCGATATCAGGCGCCGGGTACAACAGATAAAGGTCTAAAAGCCGTTCGATCCTGGGTGCAGGAAACCGGCGTGGATGACAGCGTATTGCAACTGGATAACGGTGCCGGTTTGTCGCGTGATACGCGTACCAGTGCTGTCATGCTCGGGCAAATGCTCGTATACATTTATCATCAAGCCTATATGCCGGAGTTTATGGCGTCGCTACCGGTCAGCGGTTATGACGGTACTATGGCCCATCGTTTTCATGGTGAACCTTTAATTGGACGCGCGCATATCAAAACGGGGCTGCTCGACTTTGTTCAAACCATGGCCGGCTATGTCTATGCTAGAAGCGGAAAGCGATACGTCGTCGTCATGTTGCACAACGATAAACAGGCGCACACAAAAAAAGCAGAAGCCTTGCAGGATGAATTGATACGCTGGGTTTATCAGCAGTAA
- a CDS encoding cytochrome c3 family protein → MYYTFIQLVFWVLLAGFIGSAVQAEEPGKFEGEFWNKGTHFQLTGKAIPIAEDGIHDPTNITAMYGLQPPDEALAEFPRDDAGLTNWVQALRSGMIAPRSDLMGTGPELKPFDLDLLFTNTQAMPNVLFSHKVHTEWLACKNCHPAVFEQKKGAAKIQMADILNGKYCGLCHGKIAFSPTLNCMRCHSVEPKAKK, encoded by the coding sequence ATGTATTACACGTTTATTCAATTGGTTTTTTGGGTTTTACTGGCAGGATTTATTGGCTCGGCAGTTCAGGCCGAAGAGCCAGGTAAATTTGAAGGTGAGTTCTGGAACAAGGGAACGCATTTTCAATTAACGGGTAAAGCCATTCCCATCGCCGAAGACGGTATCCACGACCCGACAAATATTACTGCTATGTATGGTTTGCAGCCACCGGACGAGGCATTGGCTGAGTTTCCGCGTGATGACGCCGGTTTGACTAACTGGGTGCAGGCCTTGCGTAGTGGCATGATTGCACCACGTTCAGACTTGATGGGAACCGGGCCAGAACTAAAACCTTTTGATCTCGATCTGTTGTTTACCAATACACAGGCAATGCCTAATGTCTTGTTCTCTCATAAAGTCCACACTGAATGGCTGGCGTGTAAGAACTGTCATCCCGCGGTGTTCGAACAGAAAAAAGGCGCAGCCAAAATTCAGATGGCAGATATCCTAAACGGTAAGTATTGCGGTCTTTGTCACGGCAAGATCGCGTTTTCACCGACATTGAATTGCATGCGTTGTCATTCCGTAGAACCCAAGGCAAAGAAATAG
- a CDS encoding MATE family efflux transporter: MSLSNSFLRESRALLVLATPIVISQLAQMGMSFTDTVMSGRHAESSLAGVAIGSSVWIPCFLFLTGVLMAVTPFVAQAWGAQQHKDIRVTVQQGMWLALALGIAMMLVMQSLGIIFDYMEMEPVAYEQARGYSYAVSFGLPAMALFVVLRSLNEGTHFTRPYMYVSIGAVLLNIPLNYIFVYGKLGLPEMGGVGCGWATALVLYLEFFALLFVTRRQKELNTLGWFTNWQKPELSRIMELLRLGIPIGIGLLIESSMFSLIALFLAKLGSTAVAGHQVAMSFVSLMFMVPLSLAMGLTIRCGYFVGRGEPDKARYAAFLGMGLTLCCACIFSSSMLLFPQYIASLYSNDVAVQALAVKLLFFGAIFQFSDAIQVSAAGVLRGYKDTRFTFVTMLLAYWGIGLPLGYMLGVTEIFGSALGAQGFWVGLIAGLGFASVFLAARVHMISKKAVKTAPVFA, from the coding sequence ATGTCTCTTTCAAATAGTTTTCTTCGTGAATCCCGCGCCTTGTTAGTACTTGCTACGCCTATCGTTATCAGTCAACTGGCGCAAATGGGTATGAGCTTCACCGATACCGTAATGTCTGGGCGACATGCAGAAAGCAGTCTGGCCGGCGTGGCGATAGGCTCCAGTGTATGGATTCCCTGTTTTCTGTTTCTTACCGGTGTACTCATGGCGGTAACGCCGTTCGTCGCACAGGCCTGGGGAGCACAGCAACACAAGGACATCAGAGTGACTGTCCAGCAAGGCATGTGGTTAGCACTCGCACTCGGTATCGCGATGATGCTGGTGATGCAGAGCCTGGGAATTATCTTCGACTACATGGAAATGGAACCCGTCGCGTACGAACAGGCGCGGGGTTATAGTTATGCGGTTTCTTTCGGACTGCCCGCAATGGCCTTGTTCGTGGTATTGCGCAGCTTGAACGAAGGCACACACTTCACCCGCCCCTACATGTACGTCAGCATAGGGGCCGTGCTGTTGAACATTCCGCTGAACTATATTTTCGTCTACGGAAAATTAGGACTACCCGAAATGGGTGGCGTGGGCTGCGGTTGGGCGACGGCACTGGTGTTATACCTGGAATTTTTCGCCCTGTTGTTTGTCACCCGACGCCAGAAAGAATTGAATACCCTGGGCTGGTTCACCAACTGGCAAAAACCCGAGCTATCGCGGATTATGGAGCTACTGCGTCTCGGCATTCCCATTGGCATCGGCTTACTCATCGAATCCAGTATGTTTTCACTCATCGCCTTGTTTCTCGCCAAGCTGGGAAGCACAGCAGTCGCCGGGCATCAGGTGGCGATGTCTTTCGTTTCATTGATGTTCATGGTGCCGCTGAGTCTTGCCATGGGACTGACAATACGCTGTGGCTATTTTGTCGGTCGAGGTGAACCAGACAAAGCGCGCTATGCGGCATTTCTGGGTATGGGACTGACACTTTGCTGCGCCTGTATTTTTTCGTCGTCGATGTTGCTGTTTCCGCAATACATTGCCTCGCTCTATAGTAATGATGTCGCCGTGCAGGCACTCGCCGTAAAGCTGTTGTTCTTTGGCGCGATTTTTCAATTCTCAGATGCCATACAAGTGAGCGCTGCCGGAGTATTACGCGGTTACAAGGACACGCGTTTCACTTTTGTCACTATGCTTTTGGCCTACTGGGGAATAGGTTTACCTTTAGGTTATATGCTGGGCGTTACTGAGATATTTGGCAGTGCGCTTGGCGCGCAAGGGTTTTGGGTGGGACTAATCGCCGGACTGGGTTTCGCTTCGGTTTTTCTTGCCGCGCGCGTGCATATGATCAGCAAGAAGGCAGTAAAAACAGCACCCGTCTTTGCTTAA
- a CDS encoding class I SAM-dependent methyltransferase: MINDIAFVPPKNVPQAECRRLFHGRGKAYPGYQHVNIDWLPPVALIMLYEPVDTKWLAELADTLMSRIDGCRSVQVQHRYQEKSPTEVLLGEALTEIVVTEDGLKFYIQLGRLQNYGLFLDMRNGRRWVREQAADKRVLNLFAYTCAFSVAALAGGARKVVNFDNNKSVLQRGRENHRLNNQDTAHVVFEGVDIFRSWSRLRKHGPYDLLICDPPAFQVGSVNIGKDYQKIIRRLPEFMAPGGLLVLCLNAPNLDQNFLHEIVSAECDVCRYTEIIPLPEAYKETVSGQGTKVSVFEYRPDQA, encoded by the coding sequence GTGATAAATGACATCGCTTTCGTTCCACCAAAAAATGTTCCGCAAGCGGAATGTCGGCGCCTGTTTCATGGTCGCGGTAAGGCATATCCCGGCTACCAACATGTCAATATAGATTGGTTGCCGCCTGTCGCATTGATCATGTTGTACGAACCAGTAGACACTAAATGGCTTGCGGAACTGGCGGATACGTTGATGTCGCGCATTGACGGTTGTCGTTCGGTACAAGTTCAGCATCGATACCAGGAAAAATCGCCAACCGAAGTTTTGCTGGGAGAGGCGCTGACAGAGATTGTGGTTACCGAAGATGGACTGAAGTTCTATATCCAACTTGGCCGTCTGCAAAATTACGGTTTGTTTCTGGATATGCGCAATGGGCGACGTTGGGTGAGAGAACAGGCCGCCGATAAACGCGTATTGAATCTGTTCGCTTATACCTGTGCGTTTTCAGTTGCGGCACTGGCAGGTGGCGCGCGCAAGGTTGTGAATTTTGATAACAACAAGAGCGTACTGCAACGTGGCAGGGAGAACCATCGCTTGAATAATCAGGACACAGCGCATGTCGTGTTTGAAGGCGTGGATATATTTCGTTCATGGTCACGGTTGCGCAAGCATGGGCCGTATGATTTGTTAATCTGCGACCCGCCTGCATTTCAAGTCGGTAGTGTCAATATCGGAAAAGACTATCAGAAAATCATTCGGCGCCTGCCCGAGTTTATGGCGCCAGGCGGTTTGTTGGTGCTCTGTCTGAATGCCCCCAATCTCGATCAAAATTTTCTTCATGAGATAGTGTCTGCCGAATGTGATGTTTGTCGCTACACGGAAATAATACCCTTGCCTGAAGCGTATAAAGAAACTGTGTCGGGACAGGGCACCAAGGTGTCGGTTTTCGAATACAGGCCTGATCAAGCATAA
- a CDS encoding glutathione S-transferase family protein, which translates to MKPQLISFDLCPFVQRSVITLLEKHVEFDITYIDLAKPPQWFLDISPFGKVPALRVGDKTVFESAVINEYLDDTTPPSMHPVDPLQRAINKSWIEFASELLAQQYLYSVANTEDEFDTHLHQQISLLSRLEKHFGDGPFFNGDAFCLIEAAYAPFFTRAKLLVDIFDNTFMDETPKLSLWADKLVKRESVMNSVNADFRQKYIAYLQNVGGYASSQMAKSVMI; encoded by the coding sequence ATGAAACCACAACTGATTAGCTTCGATCTCTGTCCGTTCGTGCAACGTTCGGTGATCACCTTACTGGAAAAGCATGTGGAGTTTGATATTACTTACATCGATCTCGCCAAGCCACCACAATGGTTTCTCGATATCTCACCCTTTGGCAAAGTGCCAGCGTTACGGGTAGGGGATAAAACCGTGTTCGAATCGGCAGTGATAAACGAATATCTCGACGACACCACGCCGCCATCTATGCATCCCGTCGACCCATTGCAACGTGCCATCAATAAATCGTGGATAGAGTTTGCCTCTGAACTACTGGCGCAACAATATCTCTATAGCGTCGCCAATACGGAAGACGAATTTGACACTCACTTACACCAACAGATAAGCCTCTTATCTCGCCTGGAGAAACACTTCGGCGACGGGCCGTTCTTTAACGGCGACGCCTTTTGTTTGATTGAAGCGGCGTACGCCCCATTCTTTACCCGCGCAAAACTATTAGTCGACATATTCGACAATACGTTTATGGATGAGACACCGAAGCTATCCCTCTGGGCTGACAAACTGGTGAAGCGTGAGTCCGTGATGAATTCGGTTAATGCCGATTTTCGGCAAAAGTACATCGCTTATCTTCAAAATGTCGGTGGCTACGCCTCATCCCAGATGGCGAAATCGGTGATGATATAG